GACATGCGGGAGGACGGTGAGTTGGACTACGCCGGTGACGATGTTGGCGAAGATGCAGTAGAGCGCCAACAACTGCCCGGCGGGAAGATCAATCGTAAACAGCGCCGCCTTGATCAGTGGAACGCTGCTATAGGTTTCGACGATGATGAGCGGGAGGAAGATGGCTGCCAACACGCAATTGTGCAACACCTGAAACATGCAGGTCTGGCGTGCCCTCCCCTTGAGATGCGCCGAAAGCAGATACAGGCTCAGGCTTGACCCGAGGCAGCAGCCGACGTGCAGCATGAAGACCTGTTCGGCGGCCAGTACGCCGGTCATCGCCATGCCGATTCCGGTCACCATCACGACGACGGACGACTGCACGATGAGGCTCAGCAGTGCACCGATCAGCAGGCACAGGACGAGCGCGCTCGCCGCCCGTGCCACGGACGCCTGGAACCAGAGGTGGTTCGCCAGGGGCGCCGCCGACTCCTTGATCAGGACGAAACCGAACACCATCATCGCCATGGCGAACAGGGTTGCCGCGATTGCCTGCAGCTTGACTCCCGGGGAGCGTCCCCTGGTAGCGACTTGCGTGACAAGCTGCGACGCCCCCAGGGCGAACAGAACGGCCAGCTTGATGTCGAACGACACGACCAGCAACAGCATTGCCGCGCCGATGTTGCCACCGATCAGGATGGGAAAGGCGCGCCTTGGCGTCAGGAGCCCCGAGCGCACCATGCCGATCGTGATGAAGGTCAGGGCGGGTATCGTCTGCGTGATTGCGCCGGCCAGCACGCCCCACAGACACGCCGACCAACGGCTACTGGTCCACTTCTTGGCGCTCTGGCGCACGCGCCGACTGGTCAGAGCCTTCAGGTGCTGAGTCAGCAGACTCAGCCCCGTGAAGAACAACCCGAGGCCGCCTGCAAACCCACCGATGATTGCGATCACCGCCCAATCACCAACTTTCGTATCGCCAACTACTCTGTCCAGGGCGCTAGTATCGCCACGTTGTGCACGACACCCTATAAGCAGAC
The DNA window shown above is from Spirochaetaceae bacterium and carries:
- a CDS encoding Na/Pi symporter encodes the protein MIAIIGGFAGGLGLFFTGLSLLTQHLKALTSRRVRQSAKKWTSSRWSACLWGVLAGAITQTIPALTFITIGMVRSGLLTPRRAFPILIGGNIGAAMLLLVVSFDIKLAVLFALGASQLVTQVATRGRSPGVKLQAIAATLFAMAMMVFGFVLIKESAAPLANHLWFQASVARAASALVLCLLIGALLSLIVQSSVVVMVTGIGMAMTGVLAAEQVFMLHVGCCLGSSLSLYLLSAHLKGRARQTCMFQVLHNCVLAAIFLPLIIVETYSSVPLIKAALFTIDLPAGQLLALYCIFANIVTGVVQLTVLPHVARLTQRWWPPTEPEVLSQPQFIHDRNLEDAETALRMADLEQRRLVEVLSRCLDHVRQGAVMGAMRDSAKDVLTRIDEFLQELTYRYPDQEIDDQVSMLTRQRLLYALQERILKLCELLYATPRHAHLDQWRTGIIEGIDAVLMVFTDMLTTEDESLFLISEQLMEGRGEVIRKIRHAYLRSGSSLSGDERTNVLRVTSHAEHVFSLLAELAQEYTSGFDRQREAEQRGAGSATASSRTGLPADDGALRSTVHASASAPTG